The genomic region CGGCTGGCTCGGCGAGACCGTGCCCGGCTACCGCCACCTCGTGCCCGGCGAGACCGCCTGACGGCCCGCCACGACGGGCCCGCCGCCGCCGTCTCACCTCCGCGAGGCCGTGCCCGGCCGGCTCACCTCCGTGACGACGGCGCGGGCTCACCGCCGCGGCGGCCGGTTCACCTCCTGACGACGGCGTGGGCTCACCGTCGCCGCGGCGGGCCGGCCGTCGCGCCGGAGGGCACGTCGAACGCGGGCGCCAGCCCGGTCAGCAGGGTGTGCGCGACGGGCGGGGACCAGACCGCGGCGACCTCCACCACCAGCGTGTCGACCAGCCCGGCGAGGTCCCCGGCGGCCGTCGCGTGCAGTCCCTCCGCGACGATCAGCACGCGTGAGGTCTCCGCCCGGACCGCCGACCAGCCGCTCTGCCGGTTGGTCCAGCGTCGCGCGTGCGACCGCCCGGCCGCGTCGGCGAAGATCACCTCCCCGGGCTCCGGCTGCTCCGTGCCGCCGGCGAAGGTCACGTACTCCTCGTCGCCGTCCGCGTGCCGCACGGTCAGGTCACCGCTGATCCGGTCGAGATCCAGCGCGGCGACCGGGAGCGCGTACGCGACCGAGACCGCGTTGCAGAGGTCGACCAGCGGATGCAGCCGGGGCAGGTCACCGTCGAGCCGGAGCCGCCGCAGCAACGCCTCGGACGCGCACCGGTACTGCGTGGGCTTCAGGCCCATCGCGGCGAAGGCCCGCCGCCACGCCTGGATCTCCGGAAGACCGCCCTCCGGGCCGGCGCCGAGCCGAGCCCGGGCGCGGTCGGTGAACGTCTCGACCCGGGGCGCCACGTCGACGTCCGGCGTGATGCCGGTGACCACCACGACCCCGGCCACCAGGTCCGGGAAGGCCGCCCGCAGCGGCGCGGAGTGCTGGAACCGCACGTCAGGCTCCTAACGGCCGGAGAAGACGAGTGAGAGGCCGAGCGCGACGAAGGTGCCGGCGACGGTGCGCCGCAGCCACGCGGTGACCCGCGGCCGGGCGAGCACCCGGTCCCGGACCGCGGCGGCCGCCACCCCGTAGCCGCTGAACACCACCAGCGTGAGCAGCATGAACACCCCGCCGGCCGCCAGCATGCCCCGCGTGGCGCCCGCGCCGGCCGGGTCGACGAACTGCGGCAGGAACGCGACGAAGAAGAGCGTCGGTTTCGGGTTGAGCAGGTTCACCAGCACCGCCGTGACGATCACCCGCAGCGCCGAGCGAGGTGCCGCGTCCGCGGCCGGGGTGAACGCGCTCCGGTCCCGAACGGTCGACCACGCCAGGTAGAACAGATAGCCGACGCCCACCCACTTCACCGCGTGGAACGCCGTCGCGCTGGCCGACAGCAGGGCCGCCAGCCCGGTGACGGCCGCGACCAGGTGCGGCACGGTCCCCAGCGTGCAGCCGACCGCGGCGACCAGGCCGGCCCGGGCGCCCCGGGACAGCCCGGCCGAGAGTGTGTAGACGACCCCGGTGCCCGGGGTGACCACCACGACGAGCGTGGTGATCAGGAAAGCGAGACTCACGACGACCCCTCCGTGCGGTGACGACGCCCGGCGGGCGTCACCCCACCCACTCTGCTGGCACCATGGCCCGGTGAGCAGAGCCAAAGCGACGCCTCCCGACAGGTCCATAACCGGCCTGAGAGCCACGCCCGCCACCGGCGCGGCGACCGCGCCCCCGCTCACGGCCGGCTCCGACTTCCTGCACCTCGACATCGCCGACGCGCCGGCCGGCGGGCGGGCCGCGTGGCTCGCCGACCAGTTGCGCGCCGCCATCGCCGACGGGCGGATCACCGCCGGTGGCCGGCTGCCCGCCACCCGCGTGCTCGCCGGCGACCTCGGCGTGTCCCGGGGCGTGGTCACCGAGGCGTACCAGCGGCTGGTGGAGGAGGGCCGGGTCGCCGGACGTGGACGCGCCGGCACCGTCGTCGTCGCCGCACCGCCGGCGCCGCCCAGGCCGCAGGTCGCGCCGGCGCCGGCCACGCTCTTCCCGACCTCCCCGGGCAGCGACATCTTCGACGCCGTACGCACCGCGCCCGCCCGGATCGACCTCACCCCGGGCGTACCCGACCTGGCCGCCTTTCCCCGCGCGGAATGGCTGCGCGCCGAACGGACCGTGCTGCGGCACCTCGCCGCGGCCGACTTCGGCTACGGCGACCCGCGGGGCGCGCCCGCGCTGCGCCGGGCCGTGGCCGCCTGGCTGGCCCGCAACCGGGGCATCGCCGTGGACCCCGCCGACGTGCTCGTCACCGCCGGCGTCTCCCAGGCGCTCGGCCTGCTCGCGCAGGCCCTGCGCACGGACGGGATCGACCGGATCGCGGTCGAGGAGCCGGGCTCGCTCGGTGTGCGGCAGCACCTGAACAACTGGGGGATGGACACCCCACCGGTCACCGTCGACGCCGCCGGGCTGCGGGTCGACGAGCTGGCCGTGGGCGGGGCCGGCGCGGTGATGCTCACCCCGGCCCACCAGTTCCCCACCGGAGTGGTGCTCGACGGCGACCGTCGCCGGCAACTCGTCGGGTGGGCGCGGGCCGGCGGTCTCGTCGTCGAGGACGACTACGACGCCGAGCACCGGTACGACCGGCCGCCGGTGCCCGCGCTGCGCGCCCTGCTGCCCGATCACGTCTGCTACGCCGGCAGCGTCTCGAAGCTGCTCGCGCCCGCGTTGCGGGTGGGCTGGCTGCTCGTGCCGAACCGCTACCGGGACGCGGTGGTGGCCGCGAAGCGCAACGCCGACCTCGGCAACTCGGTGCTGCCGCAGCTGGTGCTCGCGGAGCTGATGACCTCCGGCGCGCTGGAGCGGCAGCTCCGGCTGCTCCGTCGCCGACACGTCCGCCGCCGCGACGCGATGGTCGCCGCGGTGTCGTCCGACCTACCCGGCGCGACGGTGCACGGCGCGGCGGCCGGGCTGCACCTGATGGTGACGCTGCCCGGCGACGTGCCGGACACCGAGGTGGCGGCCGCGGCGCTGGCGCGCGGGGTGAAGGTGCAGCCGCTCTCCTGGCACTGCCAGCGACCGCACCGGCCCGGCCTCGTCCTCGGGTACGCGGCGAACACGGCCACCGACATCGAGGAGGGCGTCGCCACGATCGGGGCCGTCCTCCGCCGCGGGTGCATGAGTGACCGCGGTCCCGGCGTGGCGGCAGCACCCTGAGCGGCTGGCTGTGGGCGTGTCGACGACCTGGTCGGCTCAGCGCGCCTGACCGGTCAGGTCGGTGAGCAGGGCGAGAACGCGGTCCCGGATCTCGTCGCGGACCTCGCGGACGACGTCGATGGGCTGTCCGGCGGGATCGGTGAGCTTCCAGTCCTCGTACCGCTTGCCCGGGAAGACCGGGCAGGCGTCGCCGCAGCCCATGGTGACGATGACGTCGCTGGCCTCGGCGGCGTCCCAGGTGAGCCGGGTGGGTGTCGCGGCCGTGATGTCGATGCCGACCTCGCGCATGGCCTCCACGGCCGTGGGGTTGATCCGGTCGCCTGGTTCGCTGCCGGCCGAGCGGACCTCGACGGTGTCACCGGCGAGCTGGCGCAGCCAGCCGGCGGCCATCTGCGAACGGCCGGCGTTGTGGACGCAGACGAACAGGACGCTGGGCTTGTCGCTCATCGCGCTTCGGTCTCCTTGGTGAGTGGGGGTACGAGGACCACGTCGGCGGCGTTTCCGGCCTGGGGGTACCAGGCGGCGAGCGCGGCGACGGCGACCAGGCCGCCGACGAACTGGGCGACCACGAAGGCAGGCAGCGAGGTGGGGGCGATGCCGGCGAAGGTGTCGGTGAAGGCCCGGCCGATGGTGACGGCGGGGTTGGCGAACGAGGTGGACGAGGTGAACCAGTAGGCGGCGCCGATGTACGCGCCCACCGCGGCCGGCGTGGCGGTCGCCCGGCCGCTGCGGGCGAGGGCGAAGATCAGGACGATCAGGCCGGCGGTGGCCACGACCTCGGCCAGCCACAGGTTCCCGCCCGTGCGGTGAGTCTGTGACCACGCGACCGCGGGCAGGTCGAACATGAGGTTGGCCAGGACGGCCCCGGCCGCCGCACCCGCCACCTGCGCGGCGGTGTAGCCGACGAGGTCCCGCGTGGTCAGCCCGGTGCCGGCGCGCCGGCCGAGCCACCAGTCGACGGCCGAGACGACGGGGTTGAAATGCGCCCCGGACACCGGCCCGAACGTCAGGATCAGCGCGCCCAGCGCGAAGGCGGTGGCGACCGAGTTCTCCAGGAGTTGGAGCCCGACGTCGCCGGGGGAGAGCCGGGCCGCGGCGATCCCGGAGCCGACGACGGCGGCGACCAGCACGGCGGTGCCGGCGAACTCCGCCGAGGCGCGGCGCGTCAGCGTGTGGTTCACGCCGTCGTGGGGGTGGTGGTGGCGGGCAGATCCAGCAGCGCGCCGAGCTGGCGGAACGCCTCCGGCCGGACCCGGTACCACACCCACGTGCCGCGACGCTCGGAGTCGACGAGGCCAGCCTCCCGCAGCACCTTCAGGTGGTGGGAGATGGTCGGCCCGGACAGGTCGAACGCGGGTGTCAGGTCGCAGACGCACATCTCGGGGACCGAGGCGATCATCGACATCAGTCGCAGCCGGACCGGGTCGCCGAGGGCCTTGAACATCGGCGCGATCACCGACGCCTGATCCGGGTCCATCGGGCGGACCGCCAGCGGGGAGCAGCACGCCACCGCTCGGGAGTCCACGACGGGGAGGGTCTGTTTCGACATTCCTCTAGCTTGACAGATGTCGAAACAGTGGACAACAGTGGAGGTTGCTTCGATAATCATCGAGACAGGAGAAGCGTCATGTCCCGTGTCCAGCTGGCCCTGCGTGTGTCCGACCTCGAGGGCTCGGTCGCCTTCTACACCAAGCTGTTCGGCGTCGACCCGGCCAAGCGCCGGCCCGGCTACGCCAACTTCGCCATCGAGAACCCTCCGCTCAAGCTCGTCCTGATCGAGGGCGAGCCCGCCCAGCCGACCGTGCTGGACCACCTGGGTGTCGAGGTGCTCAGCAGTGCCGATGTCGACGCCGCCACCACGCGCCTCACCGACGCCGGTCTGATCACCCTGGAGGAGAGCGACACCGAGTGCTGCTACGCCCTCCAGGACAAGGTCTGGGTGCGGGGGCCGGGCAACGAGCCGTGGGAGGTCTACACGGTCAAGGCCGACTCCGACACCCTCGCCAAGTCGACCGAGGGTGCGTGCCGCTGCGGCGACCCGACCGACGCCGAGGCGGAGAAGGAACCGGCAGCCGGTGGAGCCGCCGCACGCTGCTGCTGACCGGGCCACGTGCGCGCCGGTCGCGGACCGCCGGCCGGCGCGCCCGTCCGGCACGCCGGACGGGCGGGGACCGCGCGGCGATGTGAGCTGGGTTACCTCTCGGCGCGCCGGGAATGAGCTCCGCCGGCGGGGGTTGGTGCCAGGTGTGATCGTTGCATCCTCCCCTGCCGATACTCACCCGTACGAGCCGGAGACGGCCCGATGACCGCCACCGCCGAAACGACCGAGGCGCCGACGTCCGTGATGCCCGGCGACCTGATGAGCCCCCGACAGCGGTGGCGACTCGTCCTCGTGCTCGGTTCGCTGATCGCGATCGGGCCGCTGACCATCGACATGTACCTGCCGTCGCTGCCGGCCATCGCCACCGACCTCCACACGACGTCGGCGGCCGTCCAGTTGACGCTCACCGGCACGCTCGCCGGGCTCGCCTTCGGTCAGTTGCTGATCGGCCCGCTCTCCGACGCGGTGGGCCGGCGTACGCCGTTGCTCGCCGGCATGGCGCTGCACATCGTGGCGTCGGTGCTCTGCGTCGTCGCGCCGACCATCGGCCTGGTCGGGGCGCTGCGGGTGCTCCAGGGGCTGGGCGTCGCCGCCGCCTCGGTGGTGGCG from Micromonospora sp. WMMD812 harbors:
- a CDS encoding PLP-dependent aminotransferase family protein translates to MSRAKATPPDRSITGLRATPATGAATAPPLTAGSDFLHLDIADAPAGGRAAWLADQLRAAIADGRITAGGRLPATRVLAGDLGVSRGVVTEAYQRLVEEGRVAGRGRAGTVVVAAPPAPPRPQVAPAPATLFPTSPGSDIFDAVRTAPARIDLTPGVPDLAAFPRAEWLRAERTVLRHLAAADFGYGDPRGAPALRRAVAAWLARNRGIAVDPADVLVTAGVSQALGLLAQALRTDGIDRIAVEEPGSLGVRQHLNNWGMDTPPVTVDAAGLRVDELAVGGAGAVMLTPAHQFPTGVVLDGDRRRQLVGWARAGGLVVEDDYDAEHRYDRPPVPALRALLPDHVCYAGSVSKLLAPALRVGWLLVPNRYRDAVVAAKRNADLGNSVLPQLVLAELMTSGALERQLRLLRRRHVRRRDAMVAAVSSDLPGATVHGAAAGLHLMVTLPGDVPDTEVAAAALARGVKVQPLSWHCQRPHRPGLVLGYAANTATDIEEGVATIGAVLRRGCMSDRGPGVAAAP
- a CDS encoding LysE family translocator, which gives rise to MSLAFLITTLVVVVTPGTGVVYTLSAGLSRGARAGLVAAVGCTLGTVPHLVAAVTGLAALLSASATAFHAVKWVGVGYLFYLAWSTVRDRSAFTPAADAAPRSALRVIVTAVLVNLLNPKPTLFFVAFLPQFVDPAGAGATRGMLAAGGVFMLLTLVVFSGYGVAAAAVRDRVLARPRVTAWLRRTVAGTFVALGLSLVFSGR
- a CDS encoding aquaporin, with product MNHTLTRRASAEFAGTAVLVAAVVGSGIAAARLSPGDVGLQLLENSVATAFALGALILTFGPVSGAHFNPVVSAVDWWLGRRAGTGLTTRDLVGYTAAQVAGAAAGAVLANLMFDLPAVAWSQTHRTGGNLWLAEVVATAGLIVLIFALARSGRATATPAAVGAYIGAAYWFTSSTSFANPAVTIGRAFTDTFAGIAPTSLPAFVVAQFVGGLVAVAALAAWYPQAGNAADVVLVPPLTKETEAR
- a CDS encoding phenylalanine--tRNA ligase beta subunit-related protein: MRFQHSAPLRAAFPDLVAGVVVVTGITPDVDVAPRVETFTDRARARLGAGPEGGLPEIQAWRRAFAAMGLKPTQYRCASEALLRRLRLDGDLPRLHPLVDLCNAVSVAYALPVAALDLDRISGDLTVRHADGDEEYVTFAGGTEQPEPGEVIFADAAGRSHARRWTNRQSGWSAVRAETSRVLIVAEGLHATAAGDLAGLVDTLVVEVAAVWSPPVAHTLLTGLAPAFDVPSGATAGPPRRR
- a CDS encoding ArsI/CadI family heavy metal resistance metalloenzyme, with translation MSRVQLALRVSDLEGSVAFYTKLFGVDPAKRRPGYANFAIENPPLKLVLIEGEPAQPTVLDHLGVEVLSSADVDAATTRLTDAGLITLEESDTECCYALQDKVWVRGPGNEPWEVYTVKADSDTLAKSTEGACRCGDPTDAEAEKEPAAGGAAARCC
- a CDS encoding arsenate reductase ArsC produces the protein MSDKPSVLFVCVHNAGRSQMAAGWLRQLAGDTVEVRSAGSEPGDRINPTAVEAMREVGIDITAATPTRLTWDAAEASDVIVTMGCGDACPVFPGKRYEDWKLTDPAGQPIDVVREVRDEIRDRVLALLTDLTGQAR
- a CDS encoding metalloregulator ArsR/SmtB family transcription factor, with amino-acid sequence MSKQTLPVVDSRAVACCSPLAVRPMDPDQASVIAPMFKALGDPVRLRLMSMIASVPEMCVCDLTPAFDLSGPTISHHLKVLREAGLVDSERRGTWVWYRVRPEAFRQLGALLDLPATTTPTTA